TCCACCAGCGCCTCCTTCTCCACGTCCTTGCGCCGTGACTCCAGCGTGACCGGGTCGGACGGTGAAGGAGGCAGCGGCGCGGCGACGGGCGGTGGCGCGAGTCCCGGTTGGCGGGAGAGCTCGCGCGCCACGTCCTCGCCCGTGAGCACGGGCCCGTCGGAGAGCACCACCAGCCGCTCCAGGAAGTTCTGCAGCTGGCGCACGTTACCGGGCCACGGCTGGGCCTGGAGCGCTCGCAGTCCGTCCTCGCTCAGGGTGAAGGGAGGGCGACCGTTGGTCCTGGCGTGCACGTCCAGGAAGTGGCGGGAGAGGGACGCGATGTCCTCCGGCCGCTCACGCAGTGTGGGCAGCCAGAGGGGCACCACGTTGAGCCGGTAGAAGAGGTCCTCGCGGAAGGTGCCCCGGCGCACGCCGTCCTCCAGCGACTGGTGCGTGGCCGCGATGAAGCGCACGTCGATCTTCACCGTCTGGGTTCCGCCCAGCCGTTCGAACTCGCGCTCCTGGAGCACGCGCAGGAGCTTCACCTGCACGGCGGGGGACACGTCGCCAATCTCGTCGAGGAACAGCGTGCCGCCGTGCGCCAGCTCCACGCGTCCGGGCTTGCGCGTGGCCGCGCCGGTGAAGGCGCCCTTTTCGTAGCCGAACAGCTCGCTCTCCAGGAGCGTGTCCGGGAGCGCCGCGCAGTGCAGCTTCAC
This DNA window, taken from Corallococcus coralloides DSM 2259, encodes the following:
- a CDS encoding sigma-54-dependent transcriptional regulator; the protein is MSEALKGHVLVVDDDPALLKVLGALLTQAGLTPHPASNAKDALALLARRPIDVVLSDVRMPGMSGMELLAEVGRGWPDVPVLLMTAHGTVPLAVEAMKAGAADFVLKPFDREELLFSLKKALLHASQDPEPTRGTGKAPDGLDSLLMGQSRAMTEVKALLVKAAQGTATVLLRGESGTGKELAARALHENSPRRTGPFVKLHCAALPDTLLESELFGYEKGAFTGAATRKPGRVELAHGGTLFLDEIGDVSPAVQVKLLRVLQEREFERLGGTQTVKIDVRFIAATHQSLEDGVRRGTFREDLFYRLNVVPLWLPTLRERPEDIASLSRHFLDVHARTNGRPPFTLSEDGLRALQAQPWPGNVRQLQNFLERLVVLSDGPVLTGEDVARELSRQPGLAPPPVAAPLPPSPSDPVTLESRRKDVEKEALVDALKRSGDNRTLAARLLGVSRRTLYNKLEEHGLL